Proteins encoded by one window of Marixanthomonas sp. SCSIO 43207:
- a CDS encoding aldehyde dehydrogenase — MEQIVNYIDGAFTQPLSKSWLDNYNPSTGEVYSKIANSNAQDIAKAYEAAEKAFPSWSNTTIDERSRILLKIASLIETNLVDLAEAEAKDNGKPLSLAMTIDIPRAASNFRFFAQAITQFASEAHESVGLNSMNFTLRHPIGVVGCISPWNLPLYLFTWKIAPAIAAGNTVVAKPSEVTPMTASLLGKIISEAGLPKGVLNIVHGTGSSAGQAIIEHPNIKAISFTGGTKTGEHIARTAAPMFKKLSLELGGKNPNLIFADCDYETMLETTVKSSFANQGQICLCGSRIFVEESMYEQFKKDFIEKVSQLKVGDPFNAETNLGAIVSQPHLEKIQSYIKIAEKEGGKILFGGKRVTVANLEKGYYLQPTVIEVQDNQCRVNQEEIFGPVVTIMPFKTEAEALKMANGVQYGLSATLWTNNLDRTMRLSKQIQSGIVWVNTWLNRDLRTPFGGMKNSGVGREGGFEALRFFTEPKNVCIKYNNQ; from the coding sequence ATGGAACAAATAGTAAATTATATTGACGGAGCTTTCACCCAGCCACTTTCTAAATCTTGGCTAGATAATTACAACCCATCTACTGGTGAAGTATATTCCAAAATAGCAAATTCAAATGCGCAAGATATTGCAAAAGCTTATGAAGCTGCCGAAAAAGCATTCCCATCTTGGAGCAATACCACTATTGATGAACGTAGCCGAATTCTTTTAAAAATAGCCTCTTTAATAGAAACCAACTTGGTAGACCTGGCAGAAGCCGAAGCAAAAGATAACGGAAAACCTCTTAGCTTGGCAATGACAATTGATATTCCCAGAGCAGCATCAAATTTTAGGTTTTTTGCTCAAGCCATAACTCAATTTGCGAGTGAAGCTCACGAAAGTGTTGGACTTAACAGTATGAATTTTACCTTACGACATCCAATAGGTGTTGTAGGATGCATTTCACCTTGGAATCTCCCTTTATATTTATTCACTTGGAAAATTGCACCCGCTATTGCAGCAGGAAATACCGTTGTAGCAAAACCTAGTGAAGTAACACCAATGACCGCTTCTTTATTAGGTAAAATTATTTCTGAAGCCGGATTACCCAAAGGTGTTTTAAATATTGTTCACGGCACAGGATCTTCTGCAGGACAGGCGATTATAGAACACCCAAATATTAAAGCTATTTCATTTACCGGCGGCACTAAAACCGGCGAACATATTGCCCGAACAGCTGCACCGATGTTTAAAAAATTATCGTTAGAATTAGGCGGAAAAAACCCAAACCTCATCTTTGCAGATTGTGATTATGAAACGATGTTAGAGACGACCGTAAAATCTTCATTTGCCAATCAAGGTCAAATTTGTTTATGTGGAAGTCGGATTTTTGTAGAAGAATCTATGTATGAGCAATTCAAAAAAGATTTTATTGAAAAAGTATCGCAACTCAAAGTTGGTGACCCGTTTAATGCCGAAACAAATTTAGGAGCAATTGTTTCACAACCACACTTAGAGAAAATACAATCATATATTAAAATTGCTGAAAAAGAAGGCGGAAAAATACTATTTGGAGGTAAAAGAGTTACAGTAGCAAACCTAGAAAAAGGTTATTATTTGCAACCAACTGTTATAGAAGTGCAAGACAATCAATGCCGTGTAAATCAAGAAGAGATATTTGGTCCTGTAGTTACTATAATGCCATTTAAAACCGAAGCCGAAGCACTAAAAATGGCTAATGGCGTACAATATGGATTATCAGCTACACTTTGGACCAACAACCTTGACCGAACGATGCGATTGTCTAAACAAATACAATCTGGAATTGTTTGGGTAAATACGTGGCTTAATCGCGATTTACGCACCCCTTTTGGCGGTATGAAAAATAGCGGTGTAGGTCGTGAAGGTGGTTTTGAAGCACTTCGATTTTTTACCGAGCCTAAGAATGTTTGTATTAAATATAACAATCAATAA
- a CDS encoding lipoate--protein ligase gives MIFIENEGVTNPHLNLALEEYIVRNFNFDNDYLLFYINEPSIIIGRNQNTLEEINHEYVEEQNLKVVRRVSGGGAVYHDFGNLNFSFITDHDIKSLNNFKKVTAPVVKVLNSMGVPAEMKGRNDVVANDKKISGNAQFSTGKRMVSHGTLLLDSDLSEVAKALQVKMSKIESKGHKSVRSRVANISEFMEEKMDIETFRSKILEGLFEERDDFETYRLSKEEWEGVHKLKEEKYDTWEWNYGSSPKFNIQRERRFAAGTLDIRIFVEKGHIQNFKIFGDFFGREPVEKLEELFIGARYEKSDIESILKNVDIEAYFGAIPKEDFINLVYGADEDL, from the coding sequence ATGATTTTTATTGAAAATGAAGGGGTTACCAATCCGCATCTCAATTTGGCATTAGAAGAGTATATTGTTAGAAACTTCAATTTTGACAATGATTATCTACTTTTTTACATTAATGAACCTTCCATTATAATTGGCAGAAATCAAAACACCTTGGAAGAAATTAATCATGAATATGTAGAGGAGCAAAACCTAAAAGTAGTGCGTCGAGTTTCTGGGGGTGGCGCAGTCTATCATGACTTCGGAAATTTAAATTTTAGTTTTATAACCGATCACGATATCAAAAGCTTAAACAACTTTAAAAAAGTGACAGCGCCTGTAGTAAAAGTGCTTAATAGTATGGGCGTTCCTGCTGAAATGAAAGGTAGAAATGATGTAGTTGCAAATGATAAAAAAATTTCTGGCAATGCACAATTTTCAACTGGCAAAAGAATGGTAAGTCACGGCACTTTGTTACTGGATAGTGATTTGAGTGAAGTAGCCAAAGCATTACAGGTTAAAATGAGTAAAATAGAAAGTAAAGGGCACAAATCGGTACGAAGTCGGGTGGCTAATATTTCAGAATTTATGGAGGAAAAAATGGATATAGAAACGTTTCGTTCCAAAATTCTTGAAGGCTTGTTTGAAGAGCGAGATGACTTTGAAACCTATCGTCTTTCAAAAGAAGAATGGGAAGGAGTTCATAAATTGAAAGAAGAAAAATATGATACTTGGGAATGGAATTACGGGAGCTCACCAAAATTTAATATACAACGAGAACGTAGATTTGCAGCCGGAACATTGGATATTCGCATTTTTGTTGAAAAAGGACACATTCAAAACTTTAAGATATTTGGTGATTTCTTCGGAAGAGAACCTGTTGAAAAACTGGAAGAACTTTTCATCGGAGCCCGTTACGAAAAAAGTGATATAGAAAGTATACTAAAAAATGTAGATATTGAAGCTTACTTTGGTGCTATTCCAAAAGAGGATTTTATTAACTTGGTTTATGGTGCAGATGAAGACCTATAG